The proteins below come from a single Crossiella sp. CA-258035 genomic window:
- a CDS encoding M28 family metallopeptidase, with protein sequence MRTLLAAVLATALLTPATTATADPAPAAAAPDIPVAAVQGHLARFDAIAAANGGNRAHGRPGYRASIDHVKSIVDSAGFRTTLQPFSYRGATGWNLVADWPGGDESDVLLTGAHLDSVTTAPGVNDNGSGSAAVLEVALAVAREKPATKRHLRFAWWGAEELWMIGSAHYVNTLPAAERAKIKAYLNVDMIGSVNTAYFVLDGDRYPAGSVAVERALKEYYARIGVPVEDLDMGGRGDHASFTRHQIPVGGPFTGAEGRKTAAQARKWGGTAGAPYDPCYHRACDTARNIDVTALDRNTDAVAHAVWTLAT encoded by the coding sequence ATGCGAACGCTTCTGGCCGCAGTGCTGGCCACCGCACTGCTGACCCCCGCCACCACCGCCACCGCCGACCCAGCCCCTGCCGCCGCGGCCCCGGACATCCCGGTCGCCGCCGTGCAGGGCCACCTCGCCCGCTTCGACGCCATCGCCGCGGCCAACGGCGGCAACCGCGCGCACGGCCGCCCCGGCTACCGCGCCTCCATCGACCACGTCAAGTCCATTGTGGACAGTGCGGGCTTCCGCACCACCCTGCAACCCTTCAGCTACCGCGGCGCCACCGGCTGGAACCTCGTCGCGGACTGGCCGGGCGGCGACGAGAGCGACGTGCTGCTCACCGGCGCGCACCTGGACAGCGTCACCACCGCCCCCGGCGTCAACGACAACGGCTCCGGCTCGGCCGCGGTCCTGGAGGTCGCGCTGGCCGTGGCCAGGGAGAAACCGGCCACCAAGCGGCACCTGCGGTTCGCCTGGTGGGGCGCGGAGGAGCTGTGGATGATCGGCTCCGCGCACTACGTGAACACCCTGCCCGCCGCCGAACGCGCCAAGATCAAGGCATACCTCAACGTGGACATGATCGGCTCGGTGAACACCGCCTACTTCGTGCTCGACGGCGACCGCTACCCGGCGGGCTCGGTGGCGGTCGAACGCGCGCTCAAGGAGTACTACGCCCGGATCGGCGTACCGGTGGAGGACCTGGACATGGGCGGGCGCGGCGACCACGCCTCCTTCACCCGGCACCAGATCCCGGTCGGCGGCCCGTTCACCGGCGCCGAGGGCCGCAAGACCGCCGCCCAGGCCCGCAAGTGGGGCGGCACCGCGGGCGCGCCGTACGACCCCTGCTACCACCGGGCCTGCGACACCGCCCGCAACATCGACGTCACCGCGCTGGACCGCAACACCGACGCGGTCGCGCACGCGGTGTGGACCCTCGCCACCTGA
- a CDS encoding M28 family peptidase has product MPVTRTASRALTALTTVALLGLPLAPSASAESSLGHIRAASTVSSPIYAAPPDIPAENVMAHMREFQAIADRNGGTRAHGRPGYKASVDFVKAKLDAAGFRTTLQSFTHNGATGWNLTADWTSGDANQVVFLGAHLDSVTAGPGMNDNASGSAAALETALAVSRAKLVTQKKLRFGWWGAEELGLIGSRYYVNALPAAERTKIKSYLNFDMVGARNTTTWGVYNDDAAIAQMFQGYFRGKGIPTRSMNIGGRSDHASFSRVGIPVGGIGSGSDPCYHQRCDTITNVAANVMGVATNAAAHGAWTLAGASVAAGEPAAA; this is encoded by the coding sequence ATGCCCGTGACAAGGACGGCCTCGCGAGCCCTCACCGCGCTGACCACCGTTGCCCTGCTGGGACTTCCGCTGGCCCCCTCGGCGAGCGCGGAGTCCAGCCTCGGCCACATCCGCGCCGCCAGCACAGTCAGTTCGCCGATATATGCCGCGCCGCCGGATATTCCGGCCGAGAACGTGATGGCGCACATGCGGGAGTTCCAGGCGATCGCCGATCGCAACGGCGGCACCAGGGCGCACGGCAGGCCCGGATACAAGGCCTCGGTGGACTTCGTCAAGGCCAAGCTGGACGCCGCCGGGTTCCGCACCACCCTGCAGTCCTTCACCCACAACGGCGCCACCGGCTGGAACCTCACCGCCGACTGGACCAGCGGCGACGCCAACCAGGTGGTCTTCCTGGGCGCGCACCTGGACTCGGTGACCGCGGGGCCGGGCATGAACGACAACGCCTCCGGCTCGGCCGCGGCGCTGGAGACCGCGCTGGCGGTGTCCAGGGCGAAGCTGGTCACCCAGAAGAAGCTGCGGTTCGGCTGGTGGGGCGCGGAGGAGCTGGGCCTGATCGGCTCCCGCTACTACGTCAACGCACTGCCCGCCGCCGAGCGCACGAAGATCAAGAGCTACCTCAACTTCGACATGGTCGGCGCCCGCAACACCACCACCTGGGGCGTCTACAACGACGACGCGGCCATCGCGCAGATGTTCCAGGGCTACTTCCGCGGCAAGGGCATCCCGACCCGCTCGATGAACATCGGCGGCCGCTCCGACCACGCCAGCTTCTCCCGGGTCGGCATCCCGGTCGGCGGCATCGGCAGCGGCAGCGATCCCTGCTACCACCAGCGCTGCGACACCATCACCAACGTCGCCGCCAACGTCATGGGCGTGGCCACCAACGCCGCCGCCCACGGCGCGTGGACGCTGGCCGGGGCGAGTGTCGCCGCTGGGGAACCCGCCGCCGCGTAG
- a CDS encoding VOC family protein: MTDNTTATGPAPAGYHRLNVFFAAPGCAKAIDFYQQALGAEVVKRMDTPDGQVMHAELRLGDSMFQLSEPMPEYGILPSPAEGNAFTMTFWTTDVDEVFAKAVELGATPINPVADSFSGDRMGVFRCPAGIRWCIARHDRDVPDEEVAAAALEWTNSES, from the coding sequence ATGACCGACAACACCACCGCCACCGGCCCCGCCCCGGCCGGCTACCACCGCCTCAACGTCTTCTTCGCCGCCCCCGGCTGCGCCAAGGCCATCGACTTCTACCAGCAGGCCCTGGGCGCGGAGGTGGTCAAGCGGATGGACACCCCCGACGGCCAGGTCATGCACGCCGAGCTCCGCCTCGGCGACAGCATGTTCCAGCTCAGCGAACCCATGCCCGAATACGGCATCCTGCCCAGCCCGGCCGAGGGCAACGCGTTCACCATGACCTTCTGGACCACCGATGTGGACGAGGTTTTCGCGAAGGCCGTCGAACTGGGCGCGACTCCCATCAACCCGGTCGCGGACTCCTTTTCCGGGGACCGCATGGGTGTTTTCCGCTGCCCGGCCGGTATTCGCTGGTGCATCGCCCGGCACGACCGGGACGTGCCCGATGAGGAGGTCGCGGCCGCCGCGCTGGAATGGACGAACAGCGAATCCTGA
- a CDS encoding DUF885 domain-containing protein yields MTEVGALADRLVEVLATEDPLNDLLDGQPGFQGLLPQISAADQARTAAAAADLAAAATELTVSGPDAVTRDVLVQQAEAVRTRAATRLAEHTLLDLMHAPAVVALNRLPSARPATAEQEEFFLARMAGLPDFLAQAADRHREGVASGRTPVARSLHTLTGLLENHLARPDQDPLAQAPLTGDRTTRRERLLAEEVRPAVAAYRAALREITGRPDERPGLCWLPEGEANYTALARMHTTTERTPAELHAEGLRLLAELEAEFARLGGPLFGVRTGAEVRARLRTDPALKLRDGAELLALSRAAMDRAEAAAPRWFGRMPGHRCELRETPPDKAPTASTAAYLPPPLDGSRPGIYYANTYRVTERDRCVTEANAFHEAVPGHHFQLGLAAELTGLPALRRVAWVNAYMEGWALYCEHLAEEMGLYSGDLMRLGALANTAMRAARLVVDTGLHAFGWPRDRVVTFLREHTAMTEVEIASETDRYIETPGQALSYLVGRMEFQRLRARAERELGAGFAIRGFHDLVLGGGPLPLTVLDRVVDDWLKVVSRGSRTRSPGPARP; encoded by the coding sequence ATGACCGAGGTGGGGGCGCTGGCCGACCGGTTGGTCGAGGTGCTGGCGACAGAGGATCCGCTCAACGACCTGCTCGACGGGCAGCCCGGTTTCCAGGGGCTGCTCCCACAGATCTCCGCGGCCGACCAGGCGCGGACCGCGGCCGCGGCGGCCGATCTTGCCGCCGCCGCAACGGAACTGACGGTATCCGGGCCGGACGCGGTCACCAGGGACGTCCTGGTGCAGCAGGCCGAGGCGGTCCGGACCCGCGCCGCCACCCGGCTGGCCGAGCACACCCTCCTCGACCTGATGCACGCGCCCGCGGTGGTCGCGCTCAACCGGCTGCCCTCGGCCCGGCCCGCGACCGCCGAACAGGAGGAGTTCTTCCTGGCCCGGATGGCCGGGCTCCCTGACTTCCTCGCCCAGGCCGCTGACCGGCACCGCGAGGGCGTGGCCTCCGGCCGCACCCCGGTGGCCCGTTCCCTGCACACGCTCACCGGGCTGCTCGAGAACCACCTCGCCCGCCCTGACCAAGATCCGCTGGCCCAAGCGCCGCTGACCGGCGACCGCACCACCCGGCGGGAACGGCTGCTGGCCGAGGAGGTCCGCCCCGCGGTCGCCGCCTACCGGGCCGCGCTCCGCGAGATCACCGGCCGCCCCGACGAGCGACCGGGCCTGTGCTGGCTGCCCGAGGGCGAGGCGAACTACACCGCGCTGGCCCGCATGCACACCACCACCGAGCGCACCCCAGCCGAGCTGCACGCCGAGGGCCTGCGCCTGCTCGCGGAGCTGGAGGCGGAGTTCGCGCGGCTGGGCGGGCCGCTGTTCGGGGTGCGCACCGGGGCCGAGGTCAGGGCACGGCTGCGCACCGACCCGGCGCTGAAGCTGCGGGACGGGGCCGAGCTGCTCGCGCTGTCCCGGGCGGCCATGGACCGGGCCGAGGCGGCCGCGCCGCGCTGGTTCGGCCGGATGCCGGGGCACCGCTGCGAGCTGCGCGAGACGCCGCCGGACAAGGCGCCCACCGCCTCCACCGCCGCCTACCTGCCGCCGCCGCTGGACGGCTCGCGGCCGGGCATCTACTACGCCAACACCTACCGGGTCACCGAGCGGGACCGCTGCGTGACCGAGGCCAACGCCTTCCACGAGGCGGTGCCCGGCCACCACTTCCAGCTGGGCCTGGCCGCCGAGCTGACCGGCCTGCCCGCGCTGCGCCGGGTGGCCTGGGTGAACGCCTACATGGAGGGCTGGGCGCTCTACTGCGAGCACCTGGCCGAGGAGATGGGCCTGTACTCCGGCGACCTGATGCGGCTGGGCGCGCTGGCCAACACGGCCATGCGCGCGGCACGGCTGGTGGTGGACACCGGGCTGCACGCCTTCGGCTGGCCGCGCGACCGGGTGGTGACCTTCCTGCGCGAGCACACCGCGATGACCGAGGTGGAGATCGCCTCGGAGACCGACCGCTACATCGAGACCCCCGGCCAGGCCCTGTCCTACCTGGTCGGCCGGATGGAGTTCCAGCGGCTGCGGGCCCGCGCCGAGCGGGAGCTGGGCGCGGGCTTCGCCATCCGCGGCTTCCACGACCTGGTGCTCGGCGGCGGCCCGCTGCCGCTGACCGTGCTGGACCGGGTGGTGGACGACTGGCTGAAGGTCGTGTCTCGCGGGTCTCGCACGCGATCGCCGGGCCCAGCCCGTCCCTGA
- a CDS encoding helix-turn-helix transcriptional regulator, protein MLEVLGLTADQQRVYEIVLTRPSWTTGELAAAARLDPDRTAALLGLLDQAGLVVGADGRWARVPPDSAIESYIVSHHQRLHRVRALIPALMTLYDRASGDSESHGPVELLHGHAAIGRRWAGLQRAARFEVCQFERPPYVAGAANEEARSALAAGVVYRTVYDASYVDCAHVLDALHRRRSRGERIRVLPGLPTKLGLVDRRWAILPVAIGQETDSALLVSASALLTGLRSLFEHSWQRAAPLPGQHVTPGIDWRVLELLAAGLTDKTIALRLGVSLRTAQRHVRALMDTLGATSRFQAGLRAAALGLLDRGMLDRGQRNRVVSDPVPPRHPSVPQERA, encoded by the coding sequence ATGTTGGAGGTGCTCGGCCTCACCGCCGACCAACAGCGCGTGTACGAGATCGTGCTGACCCGCCCGTCCTGGACCACCGGCGAGCTGGCCGCCGCGGCCCGCCTCGACCCCGACCGCACCGCCGCCCTGCTCGGCCTGCTCGACCAGGCCGGGCTGGTGGTCGGCGCGGACGGGCGGTGGGCCCGGGTGCCGCCGGACTCGGCGATCGAGTCCTACATCGTCTCCCACCACCAGCGTCTGCACCGGGTGCGCGCGCTCATCCCGGCGCTGATGACCCTCTACGACCGGGCCAGTGGCGACTCGGAGAGCCACGGGCCGGTGGAGCTGCTGCACGGGCACGCCGCGATCGGGCGGCGCTGGGCCGGGTTGCAGCGCGCGGCCCGGTTCGAGGTCTGCCAGTTCGAGCGGCCGCCCTATGTCGCCGGCGCGGCCAACGAGGAGGCGCGCAGCGCGCTGGCCGCCGGTGTGGTCTACCGAACTGTCTACGACGCGTCCTATGTGGACTGTGCGCATGTGCTGGACGCCTTGCACCGCAGGCGGTCCCGGGGTGAGCGGATCCGGGTGCTGCCGGGGCTGCCGACCAAGCTGGGGCTGGTGGACCGGCGGTGGGCGATCCTGCCGGTGGCCATCGGGCAGGAGACCGACAGCGCGCTGCTGGTCTCGGCCTCCGCGCTGCTGACCGGGCTGCGCTCGCTGTTCGAGCACAGCTGGCAGCGCGCCGCCCCGCTGCCCGGCCAGCACGTCACCCCCGGCATCGACTGGCGGGTGCTGGAGCTGCTGGCCGCCGGGCTCACTGACAAGACCATCGCGCTGCGCCTGGGCGTCAGCCTGCGCACCGCGCAACGCCACGTCCGGGCGCTGATGGACACCCTCGGCGCGACCAGCCGGTTCCAGGCCGGGCTGCGCGCGGCCGCTTTGGGACTGCTGGACCGCGGCATGCTCGACCGCGGGCAACGGAACCGGGTAGTCTCCGATCCGGTTCCGCCGCGCCACCCCTCCGTCCCCCAGGAGCGAGCATGA
- a CDS encoding helix-turn-helix domain-containing protein — MPTDRLGQTRQLATTSEYGVLGVRDIDFTLERVPVSPDLSSLVERHWLVSWALPPGRRASVTLLPHPCVNLVFDRGQLAVSGVGSARFSYTYEGVGRVFGVKFRPGGFLPFLGAPVAELTDQVRPLSALWGADAAAMAAELGAATDLDALVAVAERYLRAHWPGPDPETARVGRIVRALLHDREITRVADVCERFGITPRSLQRLFHRHVGVSPKWVLRRYRLHEAAARLAEGTSGTWTEVAVELGYFDQSHFIRDFTQAIGLTPVAYAAACQARQAPLSA; from the coding sequence GTGCCCACCGACCGGCTTGGACAAACGCGACAGCTCGCCACGACGAGCGAGTACGGCGTGCTCGGGGTGCGCGACATCGACTTCACCCTGGAGCGGGTGCCGGTCTCGCCGGACCTGTCCTCGCTGGTGGAGCGGCACTGGCTGGTGTCGTGGGCGTTGCCGCCGGGGCGGCGAGCCTCGGTGACGCTGCTGCCGCACCCGTGCGTGAACCTGGTCTTCGACCGGGGGCAGCTGGCGGTGAGCGGGGTGGGCAGCGCGCGGTTCAGCTACACCTACGAGGGCGTGGGCCGGGTGTTCGGGGTGAAGTTCCGGCCGGGTGGGTTCCTGCCGTTCCTGGGCGCGCCGGTGGCCGAGCTGACCGATCAGGTGCGGCCGCTGTCGGCGCTGTGGGGCGCGGACGCGGCGGCGATGGCCGCCGAGCTGGGCGCGGCCACCGATCTGGACGCGCTGGTGGCGGTGGCCGAGCGGTACCTGCGGGCGCACTGGCCGGGGCCGGATCCGGAGACGGCGCGGGTGGGGCGGATCGTGCGGGCGCTGCTGCACGACCGGGAGATCACCAGGGTGGCGGACGTGTGCGAGCGCTTCGGCATCACCCCGCGCTCGCTGCAACGGCTGTTCCACCGGCATGTCGGGGTGAGCCCGAAGTGGGTGCTGCGCCGCTACCGGCTGCACGAGGCGGCGGCCCGGCTGGCCGAGGGCACCTCGGGCACCTGGACCGAGGTGGCGGTGGAGCTGGGCTACTTCGACCAGTCGCACTTCATCCGGGACTTCACCCAGGCGATCGGGCTGACCCCGGTCGCCTACGCGGCGGCCTGCCAGGCGCGGCAGGCCCCCCTCAGCGCGTGA
- a CDS encoding HSP90 family protein, producing MDRTFQVDLRGVVDLLSHHLYASPRVYLRELLQNAVDAVTARRAADPDAPAGITIDSTGGTLTVTDTGIGLTEEQVHELLATIGRSSKRDELGFARHEFLGQFGIGLLSAFLVADEVTVTTRSATGAPAVEWVGRADGTYRFGPAERAEPGTTVTLSARPGAESWLAGPTVVELAALYGSMLPFPVTALGQRVAGDGPPWRQDQRPAGERLADLVGYAQDTLGFTPFDVVELDVPQAGLTGVAYVLPFQANPAERAGHRVYLKRMLLTESADGLLPGWAFFARCVIDAAELRPTASREALYDDSLLAETREALGAQLRGWLVGLAATDPARLARFLGIHHLGVKALALHDDDMLALVDEWLPLETNMGRMTLGEFRARHGRIRYTTTAEDFRQLAAVASAQGLAVVNGGYTYDTEIIGRLPALDADLVVQRLEPSDVMTRLSPLDPAEELALRPFLSTAQRALDRLGCEVVLRAFDPPTLSVLYLLDRDAAFQSELKATRAKADQLWAGVLAAFEKPAEDRPQLVLNHRNPLVRRVCALTDPAMVALAVEALYGQALLLGYHPIRPADAALLNRSFLGLLDSAVPKEDTP from the coding sequence TTGGACCGCACCTTCCAGGTCGACCTGCGTGGCGTGGTCGACCTGCTCAGCCACCACCTCTACGCCAGCCCACGGGTCTACCTGCGCGAGCTGCTGCAGAACGCGGTGGACGCGGTGACCGCCCGCCGCGCCGCCGATCCGGACGCGCCCGCCGGGATCACCATCGACAGCACCGGCGGCACGCTCACCGTCACCGACACCGGCATCGGGCTCACCGAGGAACAGGTGCACGAGCTGCTGGCCACCATCGGCCGCAGCTCCAAGCGGGACGAGCTGGGCTTCGCCCGGCACGAGTTCCTCGGCCAGTTCGGCATCGGCCTGCTCTCGGCGTTCCTGGTCGCCGACGAGGTCACCGTGACCACCCGCTCGGCCACCGGCGCGCCCGCGGTGGAGTGGGTCGGCCGCGCCGACGGCACCTACCGGTTCGGCCCCGCCGAACGCGCCGAACCCGGCACCACGGTCACCCTGTCCGCCCGGCCCGGCGCGGAGTCCTGGCTCGCCGGGCCCACCGTGGTCGAGCTGGCCGCCCTCTACGGCTCGATGCTGCCCTTCCCGGTCACCGCGCTCGGCCAGCGGGTCGCCGGTGACGGACCGCCGTGGCGGCAGGACCAGCGACCCGCGGGGGAGCGGCTGGCCGACCTGGTCGGCTACGCCCAGGACACCCTCGGCTTCACCCCGTTCGACGTGGTCGAGCTGGACGTGCCGCAGGCCGGGCTCACCGGCGTGGCCTACGTGCTGCCCTTTCAGGCCAACCCGGCCGAACGCGCCGGGCACCGGGTCTACCTCAAGCGGATGCTGCTCACCGAGAGCGCCGACGGCCTGCTGCCCGGCTGGGCCTTCTTCGCCCGCTGCGTCATCGACGCCGCCGAGCTGCGGCCCACCGCCAGCCGCGAGGCCCTCTACGACGACAGCCTCCTGGCGGAGACCCGCGAGGCCCTCGGCGCGCAGCTGCGCGGCTGGCTGGTCGGACTGGCCGCCACCGACCCGGCCCGGCTGGCCCGCTTCCTGGGCATCCACCACCTCGGCGTGAAGGCCCTCGCCCTGCACGACGACGACATGCTCGCCCTGGTCGACGAGTGGCTGCCGCTGGAAACCAACATGGGGCGGATGACCCTGGGCGAGTTCCGCGCCCGGCACGGCCGCATCCGCTACACCACCACCGCCGAGGACTTCCGCCAGCTCGCCGCGGTCGCCTCCGCCCAGGGCCTGGCCGTGGTCAACGGCGGCTACACCTACGACACCGAGATCATCGGCAGGCTGCCCGCACTCGACGCCGACCTGGTGGTGCAGCGCCTGGAACCCAGCGACGTGATGACCCGGCTGTCCCCGCTCGACCCGGCCGAGGAGCTGGCGCTGCGCCCGTTCCTGAGCACCGCGCAACGAGCCCTGGACCGGCTCGGCTGCGAGGTGGTGCTGCGCGCCTTCGACCCGCCCACCCTGTCCGTGCTCTACCTGCTGGACCGGGACGCCGCCTTCCAGAGCGAGCTGAAAGCCACCAGGGCCAAGGCCGACCAGCTGTGGGCCGGGGTGCTCGCCGCGTTCGAGAAACCCGCCGAGGACCGGCCGCAGCTGGTGCTCAACCACCGCAACCCGCTGGTGCGCCGGGTCTGCGCGCTCACCGACCCGGCCATGGTCGCCCTCGCCGTCGAAGCGCTCTACGGCCAGGCCCTGCTGCTGGGCTACCACCCCATCCGGCCCGCCGACGCGGCACTGCTGAACCGCTCGTTCCTCGGCCTGCTCGACTCGGCCGTGCCCAAGGAGGACACCCCGTGA
- a CDS encoding glycoside hydrolase family 2 TIM barrel-domain containing protein, with protein MDEMGVNAYRTAHYQQSQHVLGLADRRGYVVWTEIPLVNQVTDSAGFRANVAQPLCELIRQNFNHPSVFFWGIGNEQATDNAVTNGILDALAKQADAEDSGRLSTYATHKGDADGRNDKGLVTYDRQVRKDAFYYYKANWSPEPTVYLASRRWTQRTAAATTVKVYANLDAVTLTVNGLAQGAKAAADRVHTWPVTLRPGANVVSVTGEKNGRSYTDTVTWTLAG; from the coding sequence ATGGACGAGATGGGCGTCAACGCCTACCGCACCGCGCACTACCAGCAGTCCCAGCACGTGCTGGGACTGGCTGACCGGCGCGGCTACGTGGTGTGGACGGAGATCCCGCTGGTCAACCAGGTCACCGACTCAGCCGGTTTCCGGGCCAATGTGGCGCAGCCGCTGTGCGAGCTGATCCGGCAGAACTTCAACCACCCCTCGGTGTTCTTCTGGGGCATCGGCAACGAGCAGGCCACCGACAACGCGGTCACCAACGGCATCCTGGACGCCCTGGCCAAGCAGGCCGACGCCGAGGACTCCGGGCGGCTGTCCACCTACGCCACGCACAAGGGCGACGCCGACGGCCGCAACGACAAGGGCCTGGTCACCTACGACCGGCAGGTCCGCAAGGACGCCTTCTACTACTACAAGGCCAACTGGTCGCCCGAGCCCACGGTGTACCTGGCCAGCCGCCGGTGGACCCAGCGCACCGCCGCGGCCACCACGGTCAAGGTCTACGCCAACCTGGACGCGGTCACCCTCACCGTCAACGGCCTCGCCCAGGGCGCCAAGGCCGCCGCCGACCGCGTGCACACCTGGCCGGTCACGCTGCGGCCCGGCGCGAACGTGGTCTCGGTGACGGGGGAGAAGAACGGCCGCTCCTACACCGACACGGTGACCTGGACACTCGCCGGCTGA
- a CDS encoding SDR family oxidoreductase: MTASVDEEIEQTGGPGIDPDRMAICLQVLAEVEELPTEHPDAVAVRRATAAIFKDVRKRRRQAKRQAVAEADRAVTAATATGSPERIDDETRGIPLVSNAAGATAGTLIRSRACYHCKQRYHVVDAFYHQLCPPCAELNRSRRDARTDLTGRRALLTGGRAKIGMYIALRLLRDGAHTTITTRFPNDAVRRFAAMEDSGDWLHRLRVVGIDLRDPAQVVALADSVAEQGPLDILVNNAAQTVRRSPGSYALLESAESAPLPAGPLPELITFGHTSDAHPKALAGSLAEASVQAHNLTALALTAGSASMDRVAADIAIDAGGLVPDLQDVNSWTQRVHEVDALEMLEVQLCNQTAPFILISRLRPAMAAATARRKYVVNVSAMEGQFSRKYKGPGHPHTNMAKAALNMLTRTSAEEMLTTDGILMTAVDTGWITDERPHPTKMRLAEEGFHAPLDLVDGAARVYDPIVRGEAGEDLYGCFLKDYAPAAW; this comes from the coding sequence ATGACGGCGAGTGTCGACGAGGAGATCGAGCAGACCGGCGGCCCGGGGATCGACCCGGACCGGATGGCGATCTGCCTCCAGGTGCTGGCCGAGGTCGAGGAGCTGCCCACCGAGCACCCGGACGCGGTGGCCGTCCGCCGGGCCACCGCCGCGATCTTCAAGGACGTGCGCAAGCGCCGTCGCCAGGCCAAGCGGCAGGCGGTGGCCGAGGCCGACCGCGCGGTGACCGCGGCCACCGCCACCGGCTCGCCGGAGCGGATCGACGACGAGACCCGCGGCATCCCGCTGGTGTCCAACGCCGCCGGCGCCACCGCGGGCACGCTGATCCGCTCCCGGGCCTGCTACCACTGCAAACAGCGCTACCACGTGGTGGACGCCTTCTACCACCAGCTGTGCCCGCCGTGCGCGGAGCTGAACCGGTCCCGCCGGGACGCGCGCACCGACCTGACCGGGCGGCGCGCGCTGCTCACCGGCGGCCGCGCCAAGATCGGCATGTACATCGCGCTGCGGCTGCTCCGCGACGGCGCGCACACCACCATCACCACCCGCTTCCCCAACGACGCGGTGCGCCGCTTCGCCGCCATGGAGGACAGCGGCGACTGGCTGCACCGGCTGCGCGTGGTCGGCATCGACCTGCGCGACCCGGCCCAGGTGGTCGCGCTGGCCGACTCGGTCGCCGAGCAGGGCCCGCTGGACATCCTGGTCAACAACGCCGCGCAGACCGTGCGCCGCTCCCCCGGCTCCTACGCGCTGCTGGAGTCCGCCGAGTCGGCGCCACTGCCCGCGGGCCCGCTGCCCGAGCTGATCACCTTCGGCCACACCAGCGACGCCCACCCCAAGGCGCTGGCCGGGTCACTGGCCGAGGCCAGCGTGCAGGCGCACAACCTGACCGCGCTGGCGCTGACCGCCGGTTCGGCCTCGATGGACCGGGTGGCCGCGGACATCGCCATCGACGCCGGTGGCCTGGTGCCCGACCTCCAGGACGTGAACAGCTGGACCCAGCGGGTGCACGAGGTGGACGCGCTGGAGATGCTGGAGGTCCAGCTGTGCAACCAGACCGCGCCGTTCATCCTGATCAGCAGGCTGCGCCCGGCGATGGCCGCGGCCACGGCGCGGCGCAAGTACGTGGTGAACGTCTCCGCGATGGAGGGCCAGTTCAGCCGCAAGTACAAGGGCCCCGGCCACCCGCACACGAACATGGCCAAGGCCGCGCTGAACATGCTCACCCGCACCAGCGCGGAGGAGATGCTGACCACCGACGGCATCCTGATGACCGCGGTGGACACCGGCTGGATCACCGACGAGCGCCCGCACCCGACCAAGATGCGCCTGGCCGAGGAGGGCTTCCACGCCCCGCTCGACCTGGTCGACGGCGCGGCCAGGGTGTACGACCCGATCGTGCGCGGCGAGGCGGGCGAGGACCTGTACGGCTGCTTCCTGAAGGACTACGCGCCCGCGGCCTGGTGA
- a CDS encoding GNAT family N-acetyltransferase, giving the protein MNATRSGKYEHGLRGMQELADAVWTPGSRWHPGELAWARLQHLGREPDWPTRLWRQGSTVLAWGWVDLPGTLYLQVRPGSAELLGEVLAWAESVATEALSVLALDRERHLLEGLRANGYAESTSDGPFFRRMVGGLAELPEVVLPRGFTIREATDLAARTELHRAAWHPSRVSLASYTNVTRAWLYRRELDLVAHAPDGTPAAYCLGWLDSRGRVGVFEPVGTAPEFRGRGLGRAVCLAAMRRMRELGADTVTVLPRGDAAYPVPARLYAGLGLTPIGRTVVFTRAR; this is encoded by the coding sequence GTGAACGCCACCAGGTCCGGGAAATATGAGCACGGGCTGCGCGGGATGCAGGAGCTGGCCGACGCGGTGTGGACGCCGGGCAGCCGCTGGCACCCCGGCGAGCTGGCCTGGGCGCGGTTGCAGCACCTGGGCCGCGAGCCGGACTGGCCGACCCGGTTGTGGCGGCAAGGATCCACGGTGCTGGCCTGGGGCTGGGTGGACCTGCCCGGCACGCTCTACCTCCAGGTGCGGCCCGGCTCGGCGGAGCTGCTCGGCGAGGTGCTGGCCTGGGCGGAGTCGGTGGCCACTGAAGCGCTCTCGGTGCTGGCGCTGGACCGGGAACGTCACCTGCTGGAAGGCTTGCGCGCCAACGGATACGCCGAGTCCACTTCGGACGGTCCGTTCTTCCGGCGGATGGTCGGCGGTCTGGCCGAGCTGCCCGAAGTGGTGCTGCCGCGGGGTTTCACCATCCGGGAGGCCACCGATCTGGCGGCCAGGACCGAGCTGCACCGGGCCGCCTGGCACCCCTCGCGGGTGAGCCTGGCCAGCTACACCAACGTGACCAGGGCCTGGCTGTACCGGCGGGAGCTGGACCTGGTGGCGCACGCCCCGGACGGCACACCGGCCGCCTACTGCCTGGGCTGGCTGGACTCGCGCGGCCGGGTCGGGGTGTTCGAGCCGGTGGGCACCGCGCCGGAGTTCCGGGGGCGCGGGCTGGGCCGGGCGGTGTGCCTGGCGGCGATGCGGCGGATGCGGGAGCTGGGCGCGGACACCGTCACCGTGCTGCCCCGCGGCGACGCCGCCTACCCGGTGCCGGCGCGGCTCTACGCCGGGCTGGGGCTGACGCCGATCGGCCGAACGGTGGTCTTCACCCGGGCGCGCTGA